The DNA sequence ATGCCCTGCGAGTGCGGCTCGATCCTTGGCTGGGCGCGCCGCAGCGAAAGCAAGGTCACGGGCGCGTAACTTTGGTCTATAGATTCACCTCAGAGATACCCCCAACTGTCCCACTCAGACTCAAGGTCGAGATCAATACGCGGGAGCATTTCAACGTGTACGGGCTATGCACACATCCGTTCAGTATCGATAGTCCGTGGTACAACGCTGCAGTACAAATTTCGACGTATATACTGGAAGAACTCCTAGGAACGAAGCTGCGCGCGTTATATCAGCGTAAGAAAGGCAGGGACCTCTACGACCTATGGCTCGCGCTGTCCCGTTACCCCTCGCTCGACGTAACAAAAATTCTGACTAGCTTCCGCCGCTATATGGAGCACGGTGGGCACGGCGTCTCTCAGACTGAATATGTTTACAATCTCGACGCGAAGTTGGCTGATCCGACCTTTAGAAATGACATCATCCCGCTACTCGCAAACAACACAGCGTACTATACAGACGAGGCCCACAGCATGATCCTAAACCGTCTTCTAGAAAAGCTATGACTTTGAATACCATCGAGGGGACCGGACATATACCGCCGGACTCCGACACGACTGCGACACGATTTTTATGCCTCTCGCTACCAATCAGCACCAAGAAATGGGAGGACCGACCGGTAAAGTTAAGTCCTAAGTACTTTTAAATACGAACCAATACTAATTGGCACCAACTCTGGCGAGAGCCATTTGCAACTTGCGGCATGGGCGGGATGATGTAGGAGCCTGCCACGGTACAACAAGTTAAAAATCGGGAATTGGTCGGAAAAGTAATGGCCCATCAAAAAATCAAGGGACTTCATCCAGGAAAGTCAGGAACTAA is a window from the Deltaproteobacteria bacterium genome containing:
- a CDS encoding nucleotidyl transferase AbiEii/AbiGii toxin family protein, whose protein sequence is MAESGTALHKLFLAPAGRYSEDIDLVQVRAGAIGDVINALRVRLDPWLGAPQRKQGHGRVTLVYRFTSEIPPTVPLRLKVEINTREHFNVYGLCTHPFSIDSPWYNAAVQISTYILEELLGTKLRALYQRKKGRDLYDLWLALSRYPSLDVTKILTSFRRYMEHGGHGVSQTEYVYNLDAKLADPTFRNDIIPLLANNTAYYTDEAHSMILNRLLEKL